The following are encoded together in the Picrophilus oshimae DSM 9789 genome:
- the cas2 gene encoding CRISPR-associated endonuclease Cas2: MYIILVYDISEKRVSKVLKIARKYITWIQNSVLEGEISQASFYKLKEEIKKVINEDEDSVLFYIIRDLKYTNKENLGVIKNSDERFF, encoded by the coding sequence ATTTATATAATATTGGTTTATGATATTTCAGAAAAGCGTGTCTCAAAAGTTTTAAAAATAGCTAGGAAGTATATAACTTGGATACAAAATTCTGTCTTAGAGGGTGAAATATCACAGGCCTCATTCTATAAATTAAAAGAGGAAATTAAAAAGGTAATTAATGAAGATGAGGATTCAGTTTTGTTTTACATTATAAGAGATTTGAAATACACCAACAAAGAAAATTTAGGTGTAATAAAAAATTCCGATGAAAGATTTTTTTAA
- the cas1b gene encoding type I-B CRISPR-associated endonuclease Cas1b yields the protein MKKSIYIFSSGNLKRDENTILIENQDGRKYIPIENTSEIYAFGEINFNTRLLNYLSEKGILIHYFNYYGYYSGSIYPREHLSSGAVILNQVKYYIDSSKRLEIARLIEKGAVDNILINLKYYNNRGRDLDQVIEKIEHLKESFDTQNDINSLMLVEAKIRELYYYSFNEIISNKNFSFERRTKRPPKDNINSMLSFVNSILYTTILGEIYKTHMDPRIGYLHETNFRRFTLNLDISEIFKPIIADRVIFKLINENIIKESNFNKIENIVSIDNTGKKSIIEELDKKLETTISYPGIPHKVSYRRLIRLEVYKLEKHILGDKLYVPYKSGW from the coding sequence ATGAAGAAATCTATCTATATATTTAGCAGTGGAAATCTGAAACGTGATGAGAATACAATATTAATAGAAAATCAAGATGGTAGAAAATATATACCCATTGAGAATACATCTGAAATATATGCTTTTGGAGAGATAAATTTTAATACAAGGCTACTTAATTACCTGAGTGAGAAGGGTATATTAATACACTATTTTAATTATTATGGATATTATTCAGGATCAATATATCCAAGAGAGCATTTATCCTCAGGTGCTGTGATATTAAATCAGGTTAAATATTATATTGATTCTTCAAAAAGGCTTGAAATAGCACGTCTAATAGAAAAAGGGGCTGTAGATAATATTCTTATAAATTTAAAATATTATAACAACCGCGGTCGTGATTTAGATCAGGTAATAGAAAAAATAGAACATTTAAAAGAATCTTTTGATACACAAAATGATATAAATTCTCTCATGCTTGTTGAGGCCAAGATAAGGGAATTATACTATTATTCATTTAATGAGATAATAAGTAACAAAAATTTTTCATTTGAACGTAGAACAAAAAGGCCTCCTAAAGATAATATCAATTCCATGTTAAGTTTTGTTAACTCAATATTATATACAACCATTCTAGGAGAGATTTATAAAACACATATGGATCCTAGAATAGGATATCTACACGAAACTAATTTTAGAAGGTTCACGCTAAATTTAGATATATCAGAAATATTTAAACCAATCATAGCAGATCGTGTAATATTCAAACTAATAAACGAAAATATTATAAAAGAAAGCAATTTTAATAAAATAGAGAATATAGTTTCCATTGATAATACCGGAAAAAAATCAATAATAGAAGAGTTAGATAAAAAATTAGAAACAACCATATCCTATCCAGGAATACCACACAAGGTTTCATATAGAAGATTGATTAGACTAGAAGTATATAAATTAGAGAAACATATATTAGGAGATAAATTATATGTTCCATATAAATCTGGATGGTGA
- the cas4 gene encoding CRISPR-associated protein Cas4, with protein sequence MNDLNITGTMIWYYNICKREVWLISHGIEADQDDDNIIIGRTIHEHSYNRDRKEINIENSRIDAVENKDGKTIIVEIKKSSKTENAAKMQLLYYMYQLYKPGTNITGELRFPAEKKIIRVELTEENIEKLVKIIEDIKRIIEMEIPKPVKNIHCRNCAYSEFCWS encoded by the coding sequence ATGAATGATTTAAACATAACAGGCACAATGATTTGGTATTATAATATATGCAAACGCGAAGTATGGTTAATATCCCATGGAATTGAGGCGGATCAAGATGACGATAATATAATCATTGGTAGAACTATACATGAGCATAGTTATAATAGAGATAGAAAGGAAATTAATATAGAAAATTCCAGAATAGATGCAGTAGAAAATAAGGATGGTAAAACAATTATAGTAGAAATTAAAAAATCGAGTAAAACTGAAAATGCTGCAAAGATGCAGTTATTATATTACATGTACCAGCTATACAAACCAGGGACAAATATTACCGGTGAGTTAAGATTTCCTGCTGAGAAAAAAATAATAAGGGTTGAACTAACTGAAGAAAATATAGAAAAATTGGTGAAAATTATAGAAGACATAAAAAGAATTATTGAAATGGAAATTCCAAAACCGGTAAAAAATATCCATTGCAGGAATTGTGCATATTCTGAATTTTGCTGGTCGTGA